The Candidatus Latescibacterota bacterium genomic sequence CATTTGTATCGCCAGATGGGAAGTATCTTTTCTTTACTGGTGGAGAACGAGGGAAAAGCGATATTTACTGGGTCTCTGCGACATTCATTGAAGAGTTGAGGCCGAAAGAATCGGAGTAATCAATAAGGGAATAATTCCTGTAAAGCCTCATGAATGAAACTGTTACATCAGTCCCAGCTGTTTCATCACTGTGAGCTGATCGGATACCGTCCATTGCTCTACTATCTTTCCATCGATTATGAAGGCAATATCTCTCGGAGGCCGAATAAACAGGATCTTAAATATACAGGCGGGATAACTGGAGGGGGCAGCCCTTTTTAATCGTTACGACACCTCACCGATCCAATCCACCATCACCTCGAGGGCCAGGCCGACGTTGCCTATCTGACAATGGTTTTGAGCGTGTTCTTCTTTGGTGAAAACGCGTCCGGTTACAGACTTCGCGTTGGTCAGTACATCCAGTTGCTTCTGGTGCATTTTTTTTGGGATGAAGTGGTCCTTGCGTCCGGATAGTATCAATACGTCCTGATTTACCAGTTCGGGATGGACATTCTCTTCGCATAAAGCCAATAAAGTGTCGAAAGCGTCCAGCGGCATCTCCTTTTTTGAGATGTACATCAGTTGCGCGGCGAACCACGCGTCCATCGAGGCCCCTTGCTCGATTTTCCTGAGCGTCATCCTGTTGGACCAGTCACGCAGGTGATTGAAGAAAATCATGTGTAGATCCCAGAGAAAGGGGGGCATACATTGCATATAATCGTGAGCGTGGCCGTCGGCGATCACTCTGGTTATACGCGACTCGAATGCCGCCGCCCGCAGGCAAAGCCACCCGCCCATAGATATTCCCAACAAGGTGACATCGTCCAGGGTAAAGAAATCGAGGATAGCGGCGACAGGCTTCTCCCACTCATGATCGAAGGCGAGATCGTATTCGCGACGTGCGCCTCCCTGTCCCGGCCCTTCGAATGCGATGACCTCATAACCTGCTTCAGCGAAATAGGCCATCCATGAGTAGAATTCCTCGATGAAGGAATCGAACCCGCCATGCATAACGATGGTACCCTTTTTGATATCTGATGGAACGATTTTCATCGCAGGTAAATACGTACCCTGATAAGGAACTTCGAAACGTTCTATCGAGTCATCGCGGAAAGCCCGGTCGAACAGGTCTATAAACTTATTGTACAGTTCCTTTTTCTCTACGGTTTCTTTTAGTATATAGAATTCGGCGGCGCGGTAGTAGAATGCCGCATTCATAAGTCTGTTGTCGGTTTCGGCTTCTTGGGCCAGCCGGAGCATCTCGGTTTTCCAACTCGCGAAGTCCTTGACCAGGTGTCCGGCTCGTATCATATCTTCGTACCGGACATACCCCAGCGAATGCCAGCGATTTAACTGGAAATTGAAGAGCTGTTTTCTGTGGAACTTATGGTACCCGACCGGAAGTGTGAAATCGGTTCTATCAGCATTCACTGCTTGTGCCGCCTGACAAATTCTTCCATGTCTTCCTGCTTGAGGATATCATCGATCAACCTGTGCCGGGCAACCGAATTGTGCCGCCTGGCCGCATCTGCGGAACCCTTGATATTTCCAATATACCAGCCGAGTCCGAAAAACATGGTCGTGGAGGAAAGTCCGTACTGTTCCTTGTTGATAGCATCGGAGATGGTCCAGCCGATCAGGCCATTTATCAGCAGCGATGCGACCCCCGTACTGTACCTGCCGCTGTAAATGTACCCGGCACCAGGGATGAGCGCGGACAGAAATCCTGCTACGCCTGGCTTCTTCCGGGGAAGCTTGTCGAAGCGGTCTTCATATTCAAGGAGCCGGTTCGAGGCTGGATAAAAGTCGGATTCCGGGGGGATAGCACGCATTTTTCCGAGTGAGGCATTAAGATCCGAGATCCTCGCGTAGCTGAGGCCGATGATGAACTGTGATTCGTAATAGTGCGGGTCGTCGGTATCGAGTTCATTCCATTCGAGGTTAGTGATTGCGACTGTATAACGGCCAAGAGAGTAGTAACTTTTGCTTCTGTAGAGTTCCATCTCGGATAAAGATGTCCCGTCAATTTTCAGGGCTTGCCTGTTGATCTCCACAAAAGAGATGCATTGTTCATAATCCCCGCCTTCGTAATAACACCGGCCGATCCGGCTGAATATCGCGGCCCTTCGCTTTGGGTCCGATTCACCGTGCAGCTCCCGATAGTATTCCGTGATCGCCCTGTAATACTCACCATTTTCACGGAGAAAGTCAGCGAAGCCTGTATCGGGCTCCGGCTTTTCTGATTTTTGTTCTGGTGAGCGGAATTCGGAATCGGTCGTGAGGGCAAACGTCTGTTCCTCGACTGGAAGAGGGTCGTACGAGAGCATTCTTCCATCAACCATGACCCTTGGATAGTAATGATAATCCCTTCCACAGCGGAGAAGACGTTCGCAGGATAAGGCATAAGCTTTCAATGGGGAATGACGAATGAAAGTGAGTTTCGAATATTGCGAACAGGAGGGATGCATCGGGCAATTGGACTCGCCGTTTACCGGTGATATCCATCTCTGATACAAATCAAGGACGCCGCTCGTCGCCGCGCCGTATTCTTCCTGCTTTTTTACAATCCCTGCAACGGTCGGTCCGTGCATGTCGTCCAGAGCTGAGGCCCTCGTCGTAAGGAGTCCAGATAGAACTGAAGCAACAGCAAGGATGACTGAAAAAGACCTGATACCCATATTCTGCCGGCCGCCTTTATCAATCAGCCGAATTATCTTCGTCGGTGCCTTCTTTTTGTAGATCTTTGTTATATACCTTGACTGCCTTGTGAAGGTTACCCTCCAGGGAATGGTACTTGGTGAAGCCTATTCCACCCAGAATCGTGCCGACCGCTACGAATGGTAAAAAGTAATAAGTAGTCGTGTAGCTGTCGGAGTCCTGTTCTCCCAATTCGACAACGGGCAGGGCGATGAGGGTTGCCAGGGCCGCGATCACTCCGACCACCATCAGTGCCTTTCCGCTTTTTCTTGTCTTGTAAGCTCCGTTGACCATGTCGATGGCTTCCTGGTTGTCGCCCATCGCCAATATTATATTCTGGCCGTTTTCACCGATGTCTTTTCTCTGCCCACCTTTTTCAAAGGTCTTGGTTGTCACCAGTTTTAAAACATCAGTCTGACTGTAAGTGTTCTTCTTGAAGATGATCCTTGATTCCTTCAGTGCCTTCAGGGAATCCGCCGCCGTCGAGCCGGTGTCTTTCTGGAAAACGATCTTCTTTTTGGTAGATTTATCTGATTCTTTTTCGCTGGTCTGTTGCGCGGAGAGATTTACAGAGAAAGTAAAACACATCAACAGGACAAGCGATATTATCCGCTTTATTCTGGGATTTTTATACATGTTATCTATACGTCCTAATCTGTTTTACTCAACGGTGGACAGAAATTTCGCCATTTCCGAAATAATGTCCCTGGATACATCGCCGATGGCGTTACCCATGAGCAACTCGGCATTCGTTTTTGTTTTTCCGTAATCCGCGATTTCGCTGGAGTGTTTTATTACGGTATAGCGCCAGACTTCGACATTGTCACTTTTAAGTATCCCGGTGAGTTTCACGTCGATATTCGCTGTGACGTCGACTTTTGATGCGATCATCGCGCCGATAATACCTCCGATACATGCCTGCGTGTTCTGCGCCTGTGCCTCATCAAGCATGACATGGAAACTTTCCAGGGAAGCCATGAATGAATAATCGGCATCCGCGGGAGTGGAGGTTTCTTCGACAACATTGATATTTGTAAAGAGATGTGAATTCTGAAGGGCAATCAGGAGATGGTCGTTGAATTCAGGAAGCAGGTCGTTCTTGTAATTCTTGTCACCGAGATGTGTTACGCCTGATTTCCCACCGGAACAACCGTTTTCGACCCGCCCCTTCTTTTCGATTTCAGGTCTCGAATCCACGATCGGAGTATAGTTGATAGACGCGACAGGTTCAGACACGGTGAAATCCAGATCGCTCATCTGAGAAGTGACGGCGAATTTCCTCGTGCATCCCTGAACTAAAACGCAGGCAACCAGAATGGACAAAACCACGTGCCGCTTCTTCATTCTTCCCCCTTAACTAAAAAAACCCCGACTGATTCATGAAATTTACGATTTGTTGTTAATCCACATTAAAATCACTGTGGAGAAGTGTACTCAATATAACTAAATCGTGTCAAGTGATTTTGACAGGTAGGATAAGACGGATTCAGGCGAGGAAATCATTTAACGTTCAGGATCTGCTTGCCCCTGAAATAAACCGAGGGAAGCCGGTTACCCGACTTCCCTCTTTATTTTGACCGGTGAGCCACCCTATCTGCAGCACCCGGTAGTACTCGAGCTTAAGCTCTAGTAGCCGCCACGACCGAATCCGCCGCCACGACCGCCGCCACCGCCGCCACCGCCGCGGTTATCGTTGCGAGGACGAGCCTGGTTGACTTTGAGCGTACGACCCATGAAATCTTTGTCATTCAGGTTGTCGATAGCTGCCTGGGCCTCGGTGTCGTTTGACATCTCGATAAAACCGAATCCCTTCGGACGACCAGTGTCCCTGTCCGTAATGATGGATACGGTATCAACCGTTCCGTGTTCTTCAAAAGCTTTCCTGATATCGCTTTCGCTAGTATCGAAAGACATATTTCCAACATAAATCTTCATCAGAGCCTCCTGTAGGCCTCAAACGTAAAAAAGCACATACAGACATATTTTCGGAAAACCAACAAGTCCCCTAATAGAGATGATCAACTAGATAGGTGTCGTTCATCGTCTTTTTCGGCCAAACGGACTAACTCAAATTCCGAATTCATCTGCTTCGCCAAGAATATATACCTATTCTTAACAAAAACAACCCTAAAATTCAGTTTTTTCAACTATTTGCGATTTCGAAATATCCCCACAACACTGGCAATAATCAGAATCGCGCCGATCCACGATCCAGGCAGGGGCTTTGAACGCATCAATTCAGACAATTCAAAAAAAGCTTGCTAAACCAATAATTGTATAATACAATAATAGCATGTTACAATATCATGTCATTCTTCAGGGGGCAGCATTATGACACAAGTGAAGGTGGATTATAGTGAATTCTCCCTGTTTGTATCACTACTGGTCAAAAAATTGAGTCTGCTGAACAGAGACCATAAATCCTGTTATGGCCTGACGATGTCCCAGTGTTTCACAATCGAGGCCCTTGCTGAAAACGGCAAGCTGTCAATGAATAAACTGAGCCATGAGCTGGGTGTCACCGTAAGTACCATGACCAGGATCATTGATGTACTTCTGCGTGATGGAAATGTCAACAGGCGAGATAATCCGGATGACAGGCGTCAAGTCTGTATTGAACTCACCTCCTCAGGCAGAAACCTAGCTGTGAAACTGAGGCAATGCTCAGACCACTACGCAAGGGATATACTGGATCAGATACCAGAAAAGGAAAAGAATGGAGTAATCAAGTCTTTGAAAATGCTTGTCAAGGCATTGGAGTCTGCGAACAAGAAATGTTGCTAGGTGTTCCGGAAGAATTATCAATATAGAAAGAGAAATGAAGAAAAAATATATAACTGGTTCAATTGAGACGAAGGGTGGAGAGATCCCGACAGTCTCAACTTCGATTGACAGGATGGATAAATGGGGAGCATTCAAAGCAAGGTGTTCAATCGGTCGTATGCGCTATACGATTAGGCCGGGCCTGTATGCAGCCGGAAATCCTGATCAGGATTCGATCGTCCTGGTCTCAGCAAACTACAAGTTGAGTTTTGACGTGCTTCGAAGTTCTCTTCATGGAATCGATGCATGGATATTAGTGTTGGATACTAAAGGTATCAACGTATGGTGTGCCGCAGGCAAAGGAACGTTCGGAACAGATGAGATAGTCAATCGCATTGAGCAGACGAGGCTGAAAGAGATAATAGGTCATCGCAAACTTATTGTTCCACAACTTGGAGCACCCGGGGTGGCCGCTCATGAAGTTAAGAAACACTCGGGATTCACGGTGATATACGGTCCTGTGCGAGCGTCTGATATACTATCTTTTCTTGAAAACGGAATGGTTGCGACAGCTGAAATGCGAAAGGTGAACTTCTCAATGCGTGACAGGTCGGTTCTGGTACCTGTGGAATTTGTAATGGGATTCAAACATCTGGTTCTGGCCTCTGTTGTCTTTTTCCTTTTAGCCGGTTTGCATAAAGGGGGATATTCCACCCAGGTTGCTCTAACGGCAGGTAGTCGATCGACCCTGATACTGCTTCTTGCGTTCCTGACGGGAACGATAATGGTGCCGATGCTCCTTCCCTGGCTGCCGGGCAGGAGTTTTTCCCTGAAAGGACTGATCGCCGGTCTTATACTGATTGTTGTCCTGGGTGTCTCAGGGTTTGCGGAATCAAATATTATTGAATCGCTTGCCTGGATACTGATAGTCACTGCAATATCTTCTTTCACTGCTATGAATTTCACGGGGGCTTCGACCTACACATCTCTGTCTGGTGTGAAGAAGGAAATGCGGATTGCGGTTCCTTTACAGATCACTGCATCGTTGACAGGAGTGACACTATGGATAATAGGAAGATTTGTCTGAAAGGTATGGGACAATGGCCTCAATGAAGTATCTGAGAAATGTCGCTACACTGAAGTTGGATGCCGAGAGATGTATTGGCTGTGGGGTGTGCTCGACTGTCTGTCCACATGCGGTTTTTGATATCATTGGGAAAAAAGCGAGGATAGTCGACAAGGATTCATGCATGGAATGCGGTGCATGTGCCAGGAACTGTCCCGCATGCGCGATCACTGTCAAATCCGGAGTCGGTTGTGCGGCTGGCATTATAGCCGGCATGCTCAGGGGTACAGAGCCGGCATGTGATGAAGGATGTTGTGGATAGGACAGGGACTGCTGCAGTGTCCTGGCGGCTGACTGGATTATTTGCGATTTCGAAATATCCCTACAACACTGGCGATGATCAATAATGCTCCGGTCATGGTCCATCCGGTGACGCTTTCCCTGAGGATCAGCCAGCCGAGAAAGACCGCGATCACCGGGTTTACATAGGCATAGGTCATGACGACCTGGTAGGGGAGAAGCCTCAGGGTCGTAAGGTAGGAAGTAAAACAGATCACCGAGCTGAACAGGACGAGGTATCCCCAGGCCATCCATGCTTCGCCCGTGGGAGTGGGCAGGGGTTCGCGCCGGAGCAGGGCGATGGCCAGTAGTCCGACCCCGCCCAGTAGCTGTTGCCAACCTGACATGGCCCGGTCACTGAGGTCGAGTTTCCTCCTCTGCAGCCAGATAGAACCAGCGGCCCAGGAAAGGGGGGCGAAGAGAAGAGCGGCGACGGCCAGGATGTCCGCTGTGTTTCCCAGTCTCAGAACGGGCCAGGACAGGACGCCGACTCCGAGGAATCCAAGAAATACAGAGCCTGTCATCCGCCAGCCGGGGAAACGCCGGTCGACGACACAGACCATGCACTCGGCCCATATCGGCATCGATGCCACGAGCAGGGCCGCCAGCCCGGACGAGACACGAGTCTCCCCCCAGTTGACCAGCCCGTTGCCTCCGAGCCAGAGCAAAATGCCGCTACCGGCGAGTATTCCAAATTCCGGGAGAGAAAGCCGGATCCTCTCTCGGCGCAGCCGGGCCCATATCAGCAATATTGCCGATGCTGCCATGACCCGTACAAATGCCATTGTAAATGGAGGGAATCCCGATCCTTCCCTGACAGCTACACGTATTGCCAGGTAGGTGGATCCCCAGACCAGATATACTATCGATAGATGAGCAAGTCCGGCCCTATCGAGTGTTTTTCTGTCGACCATTCCAGTTCCCGTCAGTCGCTTGCCATTATGAACAACGGTTTGGCCTCGAAGCTCTTGTAGTGTGGCCGTAACCTGTCCGTGTTGTAATACTGGCCTACGTCGACCACTTTCTTGTAGCTCGTCACGATCTCGATCGGTACGTTGTCATAGCGGCCGTTCTTCAGGGCGACGAGTCGTCCAGAGACCCCCTCGAGTATGAGATTCAGGGCCAGGTTGCCGTAGGCCATCGGGACGATGGAGTCGATAGCGTCGGGATCTCCGCATCGGACCAGGTACCCGAGCTTCTGGTTGATGACGTTGATCTTGCGTCCGTTATTGAAATGCGGAGAGATAGTCTTCAACTCTTTGGAAATATATTCAGCATTCCCGCCGAGCTTCTTGTGCCCGTACGCGTCCTTTTCCTGTTCGGAGAATGTCATGTCGCCGCCCTCATGCTTTGCGCCTTCGGAGACGAGTACGACAGAATAATTGCTGGGGCTTGTGACCCAGTCTTCTACCAGCAGTTCGCACAGACGCTCCATATTGAAAGGATGCTCGGGAATGACGCAACGGTTGGCTGCACCAGCCATCGTCGGTAGCAGCGCCGTGAATCCGGCGTATCTGCCGAAGACCTCGATCACCAGGAACCTCTCGTGCGATCCGGCGGACGTCCGGAGGCTGTTAGTCATCTGGATCGTCCTGGTGACACAGGTACTGAACCCTATGCAGTAATCTGTTCCGGGAACGTCGTTGTCCATTGTCTTGGGAATGGCTATTATTTTTACGCCTTCATTATGCAGCCTTACTCCATAACTGAGTGTGTCGTCTCCGCCGATCGGGATAAGGTAGTCGATTCCCATATGATCGATGTTCTTGAGGACTTCCGGTGTAAGGTCGTTCATGTCGTCGGAATATCTGTCTTTCAGGTGCGCGGGTACATCAATCGCGGGGACATGGCTGGGGCGGGTCCTCGAGCTGTGAAGGAAGGTGCCTCCGGTCCGACCGATCCGGTTTACCATATTTTCAGTCAGGATCTCATAGTTTCTGCTGTTGTCGGCATCTTTGTCTCGTATGATCTCGATCATGCCGGCCCAGCCGCGGCGGATGCCGACGACTTCGTAGCCTTCACGGATCGCCCTGATGGTGACGCTCCTGATCGCCGGGTTGAGTCCCGGCACGTCTCCTCCTCCGGTGAGGATTGCGATTCGACCTTTTTTTGTCCTGATATTGCTCATAGGTTCTTCTCCATGATCTTTAAAGCCCGGCCGGACACAATGCAAATTCACGACCGGTCGTATGCGGTGGCCTCAACGGCATCGGAATCCCGGAGAATCGTGGATGTCCGGAAGGTTGTGGGCATAAATGTGCGAGCTGAGAAAAGGCGATGGCCTATTTAGCTTTTTTCTCTTTTCTTTTTTCCTTCAGCGATTTTGCCGGTTTCTTTTTGGTCTCTTTTTTTGTGTTTCTTTCTTTCCCCATGATCTCACCTCTCAATCTTTCATCAACAGGGTGTATCTCAAATCCTTTACAGATGCCAGGATTATAATCCAAGCGGCCTCATTCCATCAATCAGATATTTTTCGGTAAATGATGATTTTACATTCTTTCCAGCATGGATACTCTTGCCAGACAGGTAGAAAAGCGGCATTATCATCCCATGTCCCTGGAGACATGGGCTTTAGTCGTAAAATGGAGGATTCCGATGAAATTCGAGGCGCTTGACTTCTTCGAAATAGAAAAATCGTTCAATGAGGAAGAGGTCCTGGTCCGTGATACCGCACGAAAATTTGTGGACAGGGAGATCATCCCTGGAATCGCAGAGCAATGGGAGGCAGGAGAATTTTCTCTCGATCTCGTGCAGAAGATGGGAGAACTCGGGTTTCTAGGTCCTTTCATCCCTGTCGAATACGGTGGGGCGGGATGCTCCTATACGATATATGGCCTTATCTGCCAGGAGATGGAACGTGGGGACTCGGGGGTCAGATCGTTCTGCTCGGTCCAGGGAAGTCTCGTTATGTATCCGATCTGGAAATTCGGTTCAGAAGAACAGAAGAAAAGATATCTGCCCGAACTTGCGGCCGGGAAGATCATAGGGTGTTTCGGACTCACCGAACCGGATGCGGGGTCCGATCCGCGTTCGATGATGACCAGCGCGAAGAAAGACGGGAGCGGGTGGATACTGAATGGCGCCAAGATGTGGATCACAAACGGTTCGATAGCCGATATCGCTGTCGTGTGGGCAAAGGACGAAGAGGGAATCATCCGCGGGTTCATCGTTCACAGAGATGACGAGGGTTTTTCTGCTCCGGAACAGAAACACAAGGTCTCACTGCGCTCATCAGTCACTTCAGAGCTTGTCCTGGAAGATGTACGTATTCCAGCGGACAGGGAGTTGCCCGGGACCGAAGACTTGAAAAGTCCCCTCATGTGTCTGACCTCGGCGCGTTACGGGATCGCCTGGGGAGCGGTAGGCGTCCTTCAGTCGGTATTCGACGAAGCCCTGCAGTACAGCCGGGAGAGGATACAGTTCGGTAGGCCGACCGCTTCTTTCCAGATGACCCAGGCCAAACTGGTTGAGATGGCGACCGATCTGACCAATGCCCAGATGATGGCGTATCATCTCGGCAGGCTCGCAGACAGTGGAGCCATGAAGCATTATCACGTATCGATGACGAAGAGGCACAATGTCAATGTAGCGCTCGAAGCAGCCAGGAAGGCTCGCGGCATGCTCGGCGCGAACGGGATAACCCTCGAATACCAGGCTATACGTCATATGTGCAACATGGAGTCTGTCCATACATATGAGGGTACGTTCGAGATACACACGCTGATCCTTGGCGAGTATTTCACAGGCCTGTCGGCGTTCGGAAACGAGTAGAAAATGAAATATCAGCGAGATTGTGCTTATTCCTGACAAAGTATCATGCTAATGTAGGCTCATGTGGAAATATCTGCGATCTGTTCTGGCTCTTGATGGCCTTTCAAGGAAAAGCCAGACGCTTGTATATATGATGGTTGGTGTGGCTATAGGCATGGCGGCGGTCGTCTTCAGGGTGGCCAACGCCGTTTCGTATATCAATGAGGAGCCGGAGACCTGCGCCAACTGTCATGTCATGACCGATGTATACGCCAGCTGGCAGAGGGGAAGCCATGGCTCTGTGGCCGTCTGCACCGACTGTCATCTTCCACATGAGAATATTATCTCGAAAACAGCTTTCAAGGGAACAGACGGTCTGAGGCATTCCTATGTCTTCACCGCCGGCATCGATCCACAGGTAATGGAGTTATCCAGGGGTGCCATTCCGGTTATTCAGAAGAATTGCATCCGTTGTCATTCGTCACAATTCGCCATGGTAAAGCTTGCGTCATCCGGAGAGCGGAGATGCTGGGATTGTCATGATAATGTTCATAACAGCGTAAGAAGCCAGGCCTCGTCTCCAACGGTGCTCAGGCCGGTGATGCCTCCCGCAGGGTGGGATCTGCCGGAGAGCTGGAAGTCGCAGGACAGGTAAAGAAAACGGTATCAGGAAAGGATAAGATATGAGCGGACCGGGAAAAACGGGACTTCCCCGCTGGGCGGGTGGAGTCATCGTCGCACTATTCGCTGTAGTCGTATTTTTACTGGGCATGTTCGCCGTATCGATAATGGAGCATCGGTGGGAAGCTCAGCGGCCGGCTATCGCGTTACAGCCGGTCGATGAGTGGGAGACAGACAATGCCGTTTATGGAGAGAATTATCCGAGGGAATATGATGGGTACCTCAAAACGAAGATAGACGACACGAGGACTATGTATGGAGGGGCCTATCCAAGGGATTATCTGGAGGAGGACCCCTACCAGGTGATCCTCTTTGCTGGATATGGTTTCAGCCAGGAATACCGGCAGGCGAGGGGGCATTATCACGCGATCGAGGATGTGACCGAGACGAAAAGGATAAAGAAGCCGGTCAACCCTGCTACCTGTTGGACCTGCAAGAGTCCCGACGTTCCAAGGCTGATGGCGGAGATGGGTACGAAGGAGTTCTACGGCTCCAATTTTCATGACCTCGCCGATGAGATAGTCAACCCGATCGGATGCCGGGACTGTCATGACCCTGAATCGATGAAACTGGTGATAACGAGGCCGGCGCTGAGAGAGGCCTATGCTGCCCGTGGTAGGGATATAGATGAGGTTACCCATCAGGAGATGCGTTCCCTGGTATGTGCCCAGTGTCATGTGGAGTACTATTTCCTCAATGATCCTGCAGAGGGAAAGAAAGATTACCTGACATTGCCATGGGTCAAGGGGACATCTGTGGACGAGATGATAGCCTACTATGACGAATATGGATTCTCCGATTATATTCACCCGATCTCGGGTACGCCGATCATCAAGTCGCAGCACCCGGACTACGAAGTCTTTTCGACGGGGATCCACGCGTATAGAAACGTTGCCTGCGCCGACTGCCATATGGCGTATGTGGCGGAGGGAGGCATGAAAGTCTCGGATCACCATGTTCAAAGCCCGTTGCTTAACATTTCGAACAGTTGCGCGGTCTGTCACCGGTGGACCGAGGATGAGATCAGGAGCCGTATCGAATCTATACAGACCATGTGCTACACCGCGAGAATGGCAGCCGAGGAGGCTCTGGTGAAAGCACATTTTGATGTGGGGGCGGCGGCTCAATCCGGAGCTAGCGGGCAGGAACTCAGCGCTATCAGGACCACCTTGCGCCATGCGCAGTTCAAATGGGACTATATCGCTTCGAATAACGGGATGGGGTTCCATTCACCGCAGGAGTATCTCAGAATAGCGGGGGAATCCAGATCGCAGGCTCTGGAGGTCAGGCTGTTCGCAGCCAGGCTCCTTGTCGAGAAAGGGTATGCCGATACACCCGTCTATCCCGATATCTCGACGAGAGAGAAGGCATGGAAGGTGGCGAGTGCCTTTGTAAATGGAAAAGGTGCGAATCTGCTGTCGAGACATTGATGCCTCTGGACATGCCCGGTCGTTTGAATATCGGCGAAACGCGGTCCGTGAAGCGTTTATTCCTTCAACCAGTTCTTTGCGGCACGACCGGTCTTAAACAACTCGATCTCTATCGTATGACCGGAGGTCGATTTGTAATGGTTGACCGTAATTATTCCTAACGCGCTTTCGGGTATCACAAAGGCTTCTTTTGTCAGCCCTGCCTTGGCGAATTGTGGAAGAATCTCGTCAATC encodes the following:
- a CDS encoding alpha/beta hydrolase, producing the protein MNADRTDFTLPVGYHKFHRKQLFNFQLNRWHSLGYVRYEDMIRAGHLVKDFASWKTEMLRLAQEAETDNRLMNAAFYYRAAEFYILKETVEKKELYNKFIDLFDRAFRDDSIERFEVPYQGTYLPAMKIVPSDIKKGTIVMHGGFDSFIEEFYSWMAYFAEAGYEVIAFEGPGQGGARREYDLAFDHEWEKPVAAILDFFTLDDVTLLGISMGGWLCLRAAAFESRITRVIADGHAHDYMQCMPPFLWDLHMIFFNHLRDWSNRMTLRKIEQGASMDAWFAAQLMYISKKEMPLDAFDTLLALCEENVHPELVNQDVLILSGRKDHFIPKKMHQKQLDVLTNAKSVTGRVFTKEEHAQNHCQIGNVGLALEVMVDWIGEVS
- the yidD gene encoding membrane protein insertion efficiency factor YidD; amino-acid sequence: MGIRSFSVILAVASVLSGLLTTRASALDDMHGPTVAGIVKKQEEYGAATSGVLDLYQRWISPVNGESNCPMHPSCSQYSKLTFIRHSPLKAYALSCERLLRCGRDYHYYPRVMVDGRMLSYDPLPVEEQTFALTTDSEFRSPEQKSEKPEPDTGFADFLRENGEYYRAITEYYRELHGESDPKRRAAIFSRIGRCYYEGGDYEQCISFVEINRQALKIDGTSLSEMELYRSKSYYSLGRYTVAITNLEWNELDTDDPHYYESQFIIGLSYARISDLNASLGKMRAIPPESDFYPASNRLLEYEDRFDKLPRKKPGVAGFLSALIPGAGYIYSGRYSTGVASLLINGLIGWTISDAINKEQYGLSSTTMFFGLGWYIGNIKGSADAARRHNSVARHRLIDDILKQEDMEEFVRRHKQ
- a CDS encoding RNA-binding protein; the protein is MKIYVGNMSFDTSESDIRKAFEEHGTVDTVSIITDRDTGRPKGFGFIEMSNDTEAQAAIDNLNDKDFMGRTLKVNQARPRNDNRGGGGGGGGRGGGFGRGGY
- a CDS encoding MarR family transcriptional regulator, translated to MTQVKVDYSEFSLFVSLLVKKLSLLNRDHKSCYGLTMSQCFTIEALAENGKLSMNKLSHELGVTVSTMTRIIDVLLRDGNVNRRDNPDDRRQVCIELTSSGRNLAVKLRQCSDHYARDILDQIPEKEKNGVIKSLKMLVKALESANKKCC
- a CDS encoding 4Fe-4S binding protein; this translates as MKYLRNVATLKLDAERCIGCGVCSTVCPHAVFDIIGKKARIVDKDSCMECGACARNCPACAITVKSGVGCAAGIIAGMLRGTEPACDEGCCG
- a CDS encoding EamA family transporter; the protein is MVDRKTLDRAGLAHLSIVYLVWGSTYLAIRVAVREGSGFPPFTMAFVRVMAASAILLIWARLRRERIRLSLPEFGILAGSGILLWLGGNGLVNWGETRVSSGLAALLVASMPIWAECMVCVVDRRFPGWRMTGSVFLGFLGVGVLSWPVLRLGNTADILAVAALLFAPLSWAAGSIWLQRRKLDLSDRAMSGWQQLLGGVGLLAIALLRREPLPTPTGEAWMAWGYLVLFSSVICFTSYLTTLRLLPYQVVMTYAYVNPVIAVFLGWLILRESVTGWTMTGALLIIASVVGIFRNRK
- a CDS encoding ATP-dependent 6-phosphofructokinase — encoded protein: MSNIRTKKGRIAILTGGGDVPGLNPAIRSVTIRAIREGYEVVGIRRGWAGMIEIIRDKDADNSRNYEILTENMVNRIGRTGGTFLHSSRTRPSHVPAIDVPAHLKDRYSDDMNDLTPEVLKNIDHMGIDYLIPIGGDDTLSYGVRLHNEGVKIIAIPKTMDNDVPGTDYCIGFSTCVTRTIQMTNSLRTSAGSHERFLVIEVFGRYAGFTALLPTMAGAANRCVIPEHPFNMERLCELLVEDWVTSPSNYSVVLVSEGAKHEGGDMTFSEQEKDAYGHKKLGGNAEYISKELKTISPHFNNGRKINVINQKLGYLVRCGDPDAIDSIVPMAYGNLALNLILEGVSGRLVALKNGRYDNVPIEIVTSYKKVVDVGQYYNTDRLRPHYKSFEAKPLFIMASD
- a CDS encoding acyl-CoA dehydrogenase family protein encodes the protein MKFEALDFFEIEKSFNEEEVLVRDTARKFVDREIIPGIAEQWEAGEFSLDLVQKMGELGFLGPFIPVEYGGAGCSYTIYGLICQEMERGDSGVRSFCSVQGSLVMYPIWKFGSEEQKKRYLPELAAGKIIGCFGLTEPDAGSDPRSMMTSAKKDGSGWILNGAKMWITNGSIADIAVVWAKDEEGIIRGFIVHRDDEGFSAPEQKHKVSLRSSVTSELVLEDVRIPADRELPGTEDLKSPLMCLTSARYGIAWGAVGVLQSVFDEALQYSRERIQFGRPTASFQMTQAKLVEMATDLTNAQMMAYHLGRLADSGAMKHYHVSMTKRHNVNVALEAARKARGMLGANGITLEYQAIRHMCNMESVHTYEGTFEIHTLILGEYFTGLSAFGNE
- the nrfH gene encoding cytochrome c nitrite reductase small subunit, with amino-acid sequence MWKYLRSVLALDGLSRKSQTLVYMMVGVAIGMAAVVFRVANAVSYINEEPETCANCHVMTDVYASWQRGSHGSVAVCTDCHLPHENIISKTAFKGTDGLRHSYVFTAGIDPQVMELSRGAIPVIQKNCIRCHSSQFAMVKLASSGERRCWDCHDNVHNSVRSQASSPTVLRPVMPPAGWDLPESWKSQDR